Part of the Verrucomicrobiales bacterium genome is shown below.
TTACCCCTTAACCAAACAACCAATGGCCGTCTGAAGACGACTTGCTGACATGTCCGATATTTTTCCTAAGTGGACGAACCGATTGCCTGCGATGGCGATTCTTTTCGTGCTGCTATTCGGTGGTGGAGCGGTAACCGGCATCTGGTATTACTTTACGCCGAAGTACACGCGCGTGGGTTACCAGCCCGTTCAGCCGGTTCCTTTCCCGCACAGTGTTCATGTGGATCAAGTGGGCTTGGATTGCCGTTACTGCCATTCCCAAGTTGAGAAGAGTTGGTATTCCAACATCCCCTCTTCCTCGACCTGCATGAACTGTCACAACCAGATTCTGAAGGAAGATCCCCGGTTGGCCATTGTTCGGGATAGCGCCCAGACTGGCACTCCTATTCCCTGGGTTCAGGTTCACAAGGTGCCTGACTATGTTTACTTCAATCACTCAGTCCACGTGAACCGTGGTGTGAGCTGTCTCCACTGCCATGGTGAGATCAATAAAATGGACGAAGTCTATCATGCCAAGCCGCTTAGCATGACCTTCTGTCTCGATTGCCATCGCAACCCGGGCCCGAACCTCCGGCCGCTGGACAAGATTACGGATTTAACCTGGAAAGCGCAGACTCCTGATACTCAAAAATCTCAGGGAGAACAGTTTGCGCATGATTGGAAAGTGAACGCTTCTCAAAACTGCTCTGCCTGTCATCGATGAAAACGATCCCGCCTCCCTGTCCTGAGCCGGAGACCGGCCTGAAGTATTGGCGCAGCCTTGATCAACTCGCGGAGACTCCGGAGTTTCGTCAGTGGGTGGAGCGCGAGTTCCCTGCTGGTGCCAGCGAGTTTACGGATCCGGTTGGCCGGCGTCATTTCGTCAAGATCATGGGTGCTTCCTTCCTATTGGGAGGCCTGGGTTTGACCGGTTGTCGGCGTCCCGAGGAGAAAATCCTGCCGTTTTCCAAGCTGCCTGAAGGTTACGTTCACGGTGTTGCGCAGTATTATGCGACTGCGCGTCCGACCCGCACTGGGGCGGTTCCGTTGGTCGTTAAGTCTCACGAAGGTCGCCCCACGAAGGTCGAGGGCAATCCTGAGCATCCTGAACACAACGGATCTACCGATCTCTTCACCCAGGCCTCGATTCTCAACCTATATGATCCGGACCGCGCCCAGCGCTTCGCGAAGGGTGGAAACACTGCTACTCGCGAAGAGGGGCTGGATTTTCTCGGATTGGTGAGCCGGAAGTTTCGTGCCAATGGCGGAGCCGGCTTGGCAATCCTGATGGAACCGAGCGCTTCCCCGTCGCGGGATCGCGTGCTGCAGGACCTTCAGAAAGCGCTGCCTCAAGCCCGTTTCTACGCGCATGATCCCTTGGATGTAGACACGGCACGGCGTGCTGCCTCCCAGACATTCGGTCAATCGGTTGCTCCCTATTACCGCCTCGACAAGGCCAATGTGGTGGTGACTCTCGATGCTGACATTCTGGGATCCGAAGAGGATCAGTATCGTCTCATTCGTGGATTTTCGAAGGGGCGCAAGCTCGAGACCAAAGAGTCCTCGATGAATCGGCTGTACGCAGTGGAAGGTCTGATGACCTTGACGGGCGTCAACGCCGATCACCGCCTTCGGGTTGCTACCAGCCAGGTGGTTGCCGTCGCCGCAGCCCTGGGCGCCGAAGTGCTTAAGGCTTCAGGCAACTCGGCAGCTCAGCCGCTCGCCGACGCCTTGGCCAAGATCGCCTTGCCTGCAGGGGTTAATCCCAAGTGGGTTCAGGAATGCGCGAAAGACCTGGCCAAGGCCGAGAACAAGGGCAAGACGGTCGTGGTTGCTGGACATCGTCAACCGCTGGCCGTTCATGTCATCGCTCAGGCCATCAACTCCGCCTTGGGCAGCGTCGGTTCGGCCGTTGAATTTAAGCCCGTGCCTGCTGCGCCCGCTGGATCGCTGACCGAATTGGCTCAGTCCTTAAACGCGGGATCGGTCGACACTCTGGTCGTCTTGGGAGTGAATCCGGCGTATACCGCGCCGGCCGATCTGGAGTGGAGCACGACTCAGCGCAAGGCCAAGAATGTGGTGCGCCTGGGCTATTACGAGGACGAATCTTTCGCCGGTGCAGACTGGCATTTGCCGGCGGCTCACTATCTCGAGTCTTGGGGCGACGCCCGGACCTCGGATGGAACTTATGTGCCGGTGCAGCCGCTGATCGAACCCATGTTCGGTGGGCTGACCGAAATCGAAGTGCTGGCTCGCCTGGCTGGTTCCTCGGTTGTCCGTCCGCATGACATCGTGCGCGAGACCTTCCGAACGGTCTCCGGTGCTTCCAATCTGGATGGTGCCTGGAAGAAGTTGCTGCACGACGGTTTCTTGGCGGGCAGCGCGGCCAGTTCTTCATCGCTCGCGGTGAATTTTACGGCGGCTGCCGGGTTGGTAAGTTCCCTCACGCTTTCACCCGCTCCGAGCGAACAGAGCCTCGAGGTGGTTTTCTATCGCGACTACAGTCTGGATGACGGTCGTTACAACAACAACGGGTGGCTGCAGGAGCTGCCTGATCCCATCACCAAGCTCACTTGGGACAACGCAATTCTGATCAGCCGCAAGACTGCGACGGCGTTGAAGGTGGCCAATCGGGATGTTGTGGAAATTGCGCTCGGAGGCCGCAAGGTCACCGGTCCGATACTCGTCCAGCCCGGCCTGGCCGACAACACCGTGGCTTTGGCCTTGGGTTATGGGCGTGAGAAAAGCGGTCGCGTGGGTGGTAACGGCAAGGGCAATTCGGTTGGTTTCAACGCCTACGCCATCCGTCCGAGTGCCGCTCCCCATGCCGCCTCCGGTGCTAAGATAACCGCTTTGGGTTCGACCTTCGTGCTGGCGATCACCCAGGAGCACGGATCGATGGAGGGGCGTCCGATCATCCGCGAAGCGAATCTGGAGGATGCCATCAAGCATCCGACGTTCGCCCGGAACTTCGACCTCGATTCTCCGCATCACTCGGCGCACATCGAGAAGGAAGAGGGAACCGACGGCCGCTTGGCTAAGCGTCTCTACAAGAATGCTTACGCTGAGTATGACGATAAAAAAGGCCCGGGTGGGGCCAAGCCTCCCGGGCCGATGCTTCACAGCGATGTGCATCAGTGGGGGATGTCGGTAGACCTGAGCTCCTGCGTCGGATGCGCAACTTGTGTGGTTGCGTGCCAGAGCGAGAACAATATCCCCATCGTGGGTAAGGATCAGGTTACTCGCAACCGCGAGATGCATTGGATTCGCATCGACCGCTATTACAGCGGCGCGATGGAGCAGTCTGCTCCCGAGATGATCGATGAGCCTCAGGCGGTCACGCAACCAATGTTCTGCCTGCATTGCGAGAACGCCCCGTGTGAGAGCGTTTGCCCGGTGAATGCGACAGTTCATGACGAGGAGGGCCTCAATGTCATGGCCTACAACCGTTGCGTCGGCACGCGTTATTGCTCCAACAACTGTCCGTATAAGGTCCGACGCTTCAACTTTTTCGATTACAACAAGCGTCCGCTTGAGCAGCTCAAAGGCCCGTTCTACAAGACACCGGCCCTGGATTCCACCGACGGCGAGTGGGATGTGTTGCGCTGGTTGAAGAGCCCGGAGAAGGGTTATCGGCCAGAGCAGGAGTGGGAGCTGTTGAAGCTTGCCAAGAACCCGAACGTATCGGTTCGGATGCGCGGAGTTATGGAGAAGTGCACCTATTGTGTGCAGCGCATCGAGGAGGCGAAGATCTCCCAGAAGGTCAAGGCGCGCGCTTCTGGCGACGTGCAAGTTCCGGAAGGGACCTTCCAGACCGCCTGCCAGCAGGCTTGTCCTGCCGACGCCATCGTTTTCGGCAATCTGCTCGACCCGAACAGCCGGGTCTCGAAACTGAAAAAACACGAACGAGATTACAGCGTGCTGGGCTTCTTGGACACCCGTCCTCGAACCACGTATCTCGCCAAGGTTCGCAATCCGAATCCTGCCATGCCTGATTACGATCGAATCAAGCAGCCTTTGACCCTGAAGGAGTACACTGAGACCTCGCACTCGGATCCGTTTGCGGACCACGCCGAGGGAGGACACGGACACCAGCCAGCTGGCGGTCATGGCCAGCCTGCTTCCGCCCAGGGCGAGAAGAAAGGAGCGCACTAATGGGTCACGATGCGACAACCTTGCCGGCCTCGGCGGTGCCACGCACCCCGAAGGAGCTGGAGCGGGAGCCATTGGTGCTCAACCAGCGGAGTCTCGGCTGGATCTCGGATGCTGTTGCCGGCATTGGTGAGGGTAAAACCCCCAAATGGTGGTGGGCCTTGTTCATCCCGAGCGTCCTGCTCGCGACGTTCATGTTCTCGCTCATTGGCTACCTGATGTTTACGGGCGTTGGTGTCTGGGGACTGCAGGTTCCGGTGGCGTGGGCGTGGGACATCACGAACTTCGTCTTCTGGATCGGCATTGGCCACGCGGGCACGCTGATCTCGGCCA
Proteins encoded:
- a CDS encoding cytochrome c3 family protein — protein: MSDIFPKWTNRLPAMAILFVLLFGGGAVTGIWYYFTPKYTRVGYQPVQPVPFPHSVHVDQVGLDCRYCHSQVEKSWYSNIPSSSTCMNCHNQILKEDPRLAIVRDSAQTGTPIPWVQVHKVPDYVYFNHSVHVNRGVSCLHCHGEINKMDEVYHAKPLSMTFCLDCHRNPGPNLRPLDKITDLTWKAQTPDTQKSQGEQFAHDWKVNASQNCSACHR
- a CDS encoding TAT-variant-translocated molybdopterin oxidoreductase produces the protein MKTIPPPCPEPETGLKYWRSLDQLAETPEFRQWVEREFPAGASEFTDPVGRRHFVKIMGASFLLGGLGLTGCRRPEEKILPFSKLPEGYVHGVAQYYATARPTRTGAVPLVVKSHEGRPTKVEGNPEHPEHNGSTDLFTQASILNLYDPDRAQRFAKGGNTATREEGLDFLGLVSRKFRANGGAGLAILMEPSASPSRDRVLQDLQKALPQARFYAHDPLDVDTARRAASQTFGQSVAPYYRLDKANVVVTLDADILGSEEDQYRLIRGFSKGRKLETKESSMNRLYAVEGLMTLTGVNADHRLRVATSQVVAVAAALGAEVLKASGNSAAQPLADALAKIALPAGVNPKWVQECAKDLAKAENKGKTVVVAGHRQPLAVHVIAQAINSALGSVGSAVEFKPVPAAPAGSLTELAQSLNAGSVDTLVVLGVNPAYTAPADLEWSTTQRKAKNVVRLGYYEDESFAGADWHLPAAHYLESWGDARTSDGTYVPVQPLIEPMFGGLTEIEVLARLAGSSVVRPHDIVRETFRTVSGASNLDGAWKKLLHDGFLAGSAASSSSLAVNFTAAAGLVSSLTLSPAPSEQSLEVVFYRDYSLDDGRYNNNGWLQELPDPITKLTWDNAILISRKTATALKVANRDVVEIALGGRKVTGPILVQPGLADNTVALALGYGREKSGRVGGNGKGNSVGFNAYAIRPSAAPHAASGAKITALGSTFVLAITQEHGSMEGRPIIREANLEDAIKHPTFARNFDLDSPHHSAHIEKEEGTDGRLAKRLYKNAYAEYDDKKGPGGAKPPGPMLHSDVHQWGMSVDLSSCVGCATCVVACQSENNIPIVGKDQVTRNREMHWIRIDRYYSGAMEQSAPEMIDEPQAVTQPMFCLHCENAPCESVCPVNATVHDEEGLNVMAYNRCVGTRYCSNNCPYKVRRFNFFDYNKRPLEQLKGPFYKTPALDSTDGEWDVLRWLKSPEKGYRPEQEWELLKLAKNPNVSVRMRGVMEKCTYCVQRIEEAKISQKVKARASGDVQVPEGTFQTACQQACPADAIVFGNLLDPNSRVSKLKKHERDYSVLGFLDTRPRTTYLAKVRNPNPAMPDYDRIKQPLTLKEYTETSHSDPFADHAEGGHGHQPAGGHGQPASAQGEKKGAH